In Fusarium oxysporum f. sp. lycopersici 4287 chromosome 12, whole genome shotgun sequence, one DNA window encodes the following:
- a CDS encoding ATPase, giving the protein MNPPSDPRPSDAPSMSSATLGDRTRDNNDLSDEPEYEEEIHDLARRFTSQSAGSGHGPLFPLSDGGPLDPQSPHFNSKKWAKAYLKTRTETADGSTPRTAGIAFKNLNAYGFGQATDFQNTLTNIVLKASSFARKIFGDKGQRIDILRGIDGYVEAGEMLCVLGPPGSGCSTLLRSIAGETHGFHFGNDTVLNYQGIRPEQMKKAYRGEAIYTAEVDHHFPHLTVGDTLYFAARCRCPPKDKLPPGVTAREYAEHLRDVIMAMFGISHTKNTRVGDDYVRGVSGGERKRVTIAEAALGYSPLQCWDNSTRGLDSANAVEFCRVLRTQADTLGIASCVAIYQAPQSAYDLFDKVIVLYEGRQIYFGRTDKAQAYFENLGFICPEQQTTADFLTSMTNPAERIIRPGANPPRTSDEFARAWQQSQQQSRLIDEIDYYMEQHPFDGHDLQKFSKSRRLDQAAAQRERSPFNLSYLQQYTINLWRGFTMLIGDPSITLTMLISNLFEGLIISSIFYNLPFNTTSFFRRTILLFFIVLINAFSSILEIMTLYAKRKVVEKQSRYAFYHPSAEALSAMATDLPYKVVNSILLNCTLYFMCNLRREPGPFFAFLLLSFSITLCMSMMFRFIGSATKSISQALAPACIILLALVLYSGFAIPPAYMQNWLGWIRWVNPVYYGLESVFLIEFVGQQFPCSDFVPHGPGYENLGNGEYVCNVPGSVPGQSFVKGEDYLKASFGFVNSHRWRNFGIIIAWTVFFMALHLWTTEYVASEHSKGEVLVFLREAMHKVSGKRVSDEESGVPTPTRKQEVSGSSSEKVEVEKQTSVFHWKDVCYDVKIKSETRRILDHVDGWVKPGTLTALMGVSGAGKTTLLDVLASRVTMGVVSGNMLVNGHSRDSSFQRKTGYVTQQDLHQASSTVREALRFSAMLRQPAKYSKQERLDYVETVLSLLGMDAYADAIIGVPGEGLNVEQRKRLTIAVELVARPQLLLFLDEPTSGLDSQTSWSICDLMEQLTKSGQAILCTIHQPSAMLFQRFDRLLLLAKGGKTVYFGQIGENSQILMDYFTRNGGPPLPPKANPAEHMLEVIGAAPGTHTDVDWPAAWRQSAEYRAVQEELEYLKASHPSPTPTSGGADPSEYNEFASPLSTQLWEVTKRLFIQYWRSPGYMYSKAILTVGASLFIGLSVMNGENTVRGLQNQMFGVFIFLTIFSQVAEQMMPAFVEQRTLYEARERPAKTYSWQSFMFANLTVEIVWNSFIGIFAFICWYFPIGLYRNAEYTNEVHSRGITIFLHVWMFFLLASSFAHMIIAGLPNADTAGGVMNLLFIMMFAFCGVLAGPDALPGFWIFMYRVNPFTYVVEGFLGTTLANAPVTCADNEILEFKPANGTCEEFLSNYMSNMGGYLVGKSSGSKTQCQYCPMADTNAFLKGINVSFDNRWRDFGLLWVYVVFNCVAAIAIYWLARVPRKRKNKKE; this is encoded by the exons AGGACGCGGGACAACAACGACCTGTCTGATGAACCTGAGTACGAAGAGGAAATCCACGACTTGGCGCGCAGGTTTACGAGTCAATCTGCTGGATCGGGTCATGGGCCATTGTTCCCCTTGAGTGATGGCGGTCCCCTTGATCCGCAGAGCCCCCATTTCAACTCCAAGAAATGGGCCAAGGCCTATCTCAAGACCCGGACCGAAACTGCTGATGGTAGTACCCCTCGCACTGCCGGTATCGcgttcaagaacctcaatgCATACGGCTTTGGCCAAGCGACCGACTTCCAGAATACTCTGACCAACATCGTCctcaaggcttcgagtttCGCCAGGAAGATATTTGGGGACAAGGGTCAGCGCATTGATATCCTCCGTGGTATCGACGGGTACGTCGAAGCTGGAGAGATGCTATGTGTTCTAGGTCCTCCAGGCTCGGGCTGTTCAACCCTGCTTCGCAGTATTGCAGGCGAGACCCACGGCTTCCACTTCGGCAACGATACAGTCTTGAACTACCAGGGCATCCGGCCCgagcagatgaagaaagcCTATCGAGGCGAAGCCATCTACACGGCCGAAGTCGATCACCATTTCCCGCATCTTACCGTCGGCGATACCCTTTACTTCGCCGCCCGCTGCCGATGTCCTCCAAAGGACAAGCTTCCTCCTGGTGTCACAGCTCGAGAGTATGCTGAGCATCTTCGTGATGTTATCATGGCTATGTTTGGCATTTCACATACCAAGAACACTcgagttggtgatgactACGTCCGTGGTGTCAGTGGCGGCGAGCGCAAGAGAGTCACCATCGCCGAGGCTGCCCTGGGATATTCCCCTCTACAGTGCTGGGACAACAGCACACGCGGTCTCGATAGCGCCAACGCCGTTGAGTTCTGCCGTGTCTTGCGCACCCAAGCTGATACCCTCGGTATTGCCTCTTGCGTCGCAATCTACCAAGCGCCTCAGAGTGCCTATGAT CTAtttgacaaggtcattgtCCTGTACGAGGGCCGTCAGATCTACTTCGGAAGGACGGACAAGGCCCAAGCCTACTTTGAGAACCTCGGCTTCATTTGCCCCGAGCAACAGACAACAGCCGACTTCCTCACTTCGATGACCAACCCAGCCGAGAGAATAATCCGCCCCGGCGCCAATCCACCTCGAACTTCGGACGAGTTTGCCCGGGCCTGGCAGCAAAGCCAGCAACAGTCTAGACTTATCGACGAGATCGACTACTATATGGAACAACATCCCTTCGATGGACATGATCTTCAAAAGTTCTCCAAATCCCGAAGGCTCGATCAAGCCGCGGCTCAGAGGGAACGGTCTCCCTTCAACCTCTCCTATCTACAACAATACACCATCAACCTCTGGCGAGGCTTCACTATGTTGATCGGAGACCCTAGCATCACTCTCACCATGCTTATCAGCAACCTATTCGAGGGACTGATTATTTCGAGTATTTTCTACAACCTGCCTTTCAACACCACAAGCTTCTTCCGTCGAACCATTCTGCTattcttcatcgtcctcatcaacgCGTTCTCGAGCATCCTCGAGATCATGACTCTGTATGCAAAGCGAAAGGTTGTTGAAAAGCAGTCTCGATACGCTTTTTACCATCCGAGTGCCGAAGCCCTGTCAGCAATGGCCACTGATCTCCCGTACAAGGTCGTCAACTCAATTCTTCTCAATTGCACGCTATACTTCATGTGCAACCTGCGTCGCGAACCGGGTCCATTCTTcgctttccttcttctctcattctctaTCACTCTCTGTATGTCGATGATGTTCCGCTTCATTGGCTCTGCAACCAAGTCCATTTCCCAGGCCCTGGCCCCTGCCTGCATCATCCTGTTGGCTTTGGTCTTATACTCAGGATTCGCGATCCCTCCCGCTTATATGCAGAACTGGCTTGGCTGGATCCGATGGGTGAACCCTGTATATTATGGCCTGGAGAGCGTGTTTTTAATCGAGTTTGTTGGTCAACAGTTCCCCTGCTCAGACTTTGTCCCGCATGGTCCTGGTTACGAGAACTTAGGCAACGGCGAATACGTTTGCAATGTGCCCGGATCTGTACCCGGCCAATCATTCGTCAAGGGTGAGGATTACTTGAAGGCCTCATTTGGCTTCGTCAACAGCCACCGATGGAGGAACTttggcatcatcatcgcctgGACTGTGTTCTTTATGGCTCTTCACCTTTGGACTACCGAGTATGTCGCTTCGGAGCACTCGAAAGGCGAAGTGTTGGTCTTTCTCCGGGAGGCTATGCACAAGGTATCTGGTAAGCGGGTCAGCGATGAAGAGTCGGGTGTTCCTACGCCTACAAGAAAACAAGAGGTATCTGGTTCTTCGAGTGAGAaggtcgaggtcgagaagcaaACGTCCGTCTTCCATTGGAAGGATGTCTGCTACgacgtcaagatcaagagcgAGACGCGCAGGATTTTGGATCATGTCGATGGTTGGGTCAAGCCTGGAACCTTGACGGCTCTCATG GGTGTCTCGGGTGCCGGTAAAACCACTCTTCTCGACGTCCTCGCCAGTCGGGTGACAATGGGTGTTGTCTCCGGTAATATGCTTGTTAATGGTCACTCTCGCGACTCTTCCTTTCAGAGGAAGACGGGCTATGTGACTCAGCAGGATCTGCACCAGGCCAGTTCAACGGTACGAGAAGCGCTACGATTTAGTGCCATGCTTCGGCAGCCAGCGAAGTACTCCAAGCAAGAACGACTGGACTACGTCGAGACTGTCCTTTCGCTCCTCGGGATGGACGCCTATGCAGATGCCATTATCGGTGTCCCAGGCGAAGGCCTCAATGTTGAACAGCGCAAGAGACTTACGATCgctgttgagcttgtcgcACGTCCGCAGCTTTTACTCTTTCTCGATGAGCCGACTTCTGGACTCGACAGTCAGACTTCCTGGTCTATCTGCGACTTGATGGAGCAATTGACCAAGAGTGGTCAAGCGATATTGTGTACCATTCATCAGCCCTCTGCTATGCTTTTCCAACGATTTGACCGCCTACTTCTGCTCGCGAAGGGGGGAAAGACTGTCTATTTTGGTCAAATCGGTGAGAATTCGCAGATCTTGATGGACTACTTCACTCGCAACGGAGGCCCGCCTCTACCACCCAAGGCCAACCCAGCAGAGCATATGCTTGAAGTCATCGGGGCGGCACCGGGTACTCATACTGATGTAGATTGGCCAGCCGCATGGAGACAGTCTGCAGAGTACAGGGCAGTGCAAGAGGAGCTCGAATATCTCAAGGCGTCACACCCATCGCCTACACCTACATCAGGCGGCGCTGACCCCTCCGAGTATAACGAGTTTGCTTCTCCTCTATCTACACAGTTATGGGAGGTCACGAAACGCCTTTTTATTCAGTACTGGAGAAGCCCGGGTTATATGTACTCCAAGGCCATTCTCACAGTCGGCGCA TCCTTGTTTATCGGACTTTCTGTCATGAATGGCGAAAATACAGTCCGCGGTCTTCAGAATCAGATGTTTGGTGtattcatcttcttgaccatctttTCGCAGGTCGCTGAACAAATGATGCCGGCCTTTGTGGAGCAGAGGACTCTTTACGAGGCTCGAGAGCGTCCCGCAAAGACATACTCTTGGCAGTCATTCATGTTTGCCAATCTGACAGTCGAGATCGTCTGGAACTCG TTCATCGGTATCTTTGCCTTCATATGCTGGTACTTCCCCATCGGCCTCTACCGCAATGCTGAGTACACGAACGAGGTCCATTCTCGTGGCATCACCATCTTCCTTCACGTCTGGATGTTCTTCCTACTCGCTTCGTCTTTCGCCCACATGATCATCGCCGGACTTCCCAACGCTGATACCGCAGGTGGTGTCATGAACCTGCTGTTTATCATGATGTTCGCATTTTGCGGCGTCCTCGCTGGCCCTGATGCTCTGCCCGGTTTCTGGATCTTCATGTACCGCGTCAATCCTTTCACATACGTGGTAGAGGGTTTCCTCGGCACGACTCTTGCCAATGCGCCTGTTACTTGTGCCGACAACGAGATCTTGGAGTTCAAGCCTGCGAATGGTACATGTGAGGAGTTTCTGTCGAATTACATGTCCAATATGGGCGGATATCTTGTTGGTAAGAGTTCAGGCAGCAAAACTCAGTGTCAATACTGTCCTATGGCAGATACCAATGCCTTCCTGAAGGGGATCAATGTTAGTTTCGACAACCGCTGGAGAGACTTTGGGCTACTTTGGGTTTACGTTGTCTTCAACTGTGTGGCTGCAATTGCTATCTACTGGTTGGCTCGCGTCCCtaggaagaggaagaacaAAAAGGAATAA